AACTGTCCGGGTGGGCGCCGTCGGTGAACGTGTTGTGGTCCAGCCAGACATGCGTGGAGCCGTAGATGACGGCGCTGTCGTACTCGGAGTTCCAGTTGCCGACGGCGGTGTCGGTCGGGTCCCACTGGGGGAAGCAGTCGAGCGGGCTCTCGAAGGAGAGGTTGCGGACGATGACGTTGTCGACGGCCGTGATCTGCAGGCTGGCGCCCTTGAAGCCGGCGTTCCTGCCGATGCCGATGATGGTGGTGTTGGCGGGGACGGCCGCCTTGATGACCTTGTTCTGATTGGCGGCGGAGACGCGGCGCAGGCCCTCGGGGCTGTCGGCGGGCTCGTTGTCGAGGTTCTGGCCGTAGCCCCAGACGGCGGGGTCGTAGGTGGCGAGGTACTGGGCGAAGTCGTAGCCGGGCGCGGCGAAGGAGTCGCAGCCCTCGGCGTTGGCGTCGATCACACCCTTCACTCTGATGATCTTCGGCGCGGTGCCACCGGCGGCCAACGCGGCTTTGAAATCAGCCCAGTTGGAGACGGTGTAGACGTGATCGGGGGTGGCCGCCGCGCCACCGCTGGTGCCGGTGCCGTAGGAGGCCCAGCCGTCACCGGCGCCGAGCGCCTGCCGGTCGAGGGGGCGCGGATGGGCCTGGGCGGTGGTGCTGGTGAGGGCGAGAGCCAGCGCCGTGCAGCCTACGAGCGACGCAATGACGCGTGCATGACACATAGATATACGCACTGTGCGGGTCTCCTTGCTCAGAGGAGGTCCGAG
The nucleotide sequence above comes from Streptomyces sp. N50. Encoded proteins:
- a CDS encoding pectate lyase; the encoded protein is MCHARVIASLVGCTALALALTSTTAQAHPRPLDRQALGAGDGWASYGTGTSGGAAATPDHVYTVSNWADFKAALAAGGTAPKIIRVKGVIDANAEGCDSFAAPGYDFAQYLATYDPAVWGYGQNLDNEPADSPEGLRRVSAANQNKVIKAAVPANTTIIGIGRNAGFKGASLQITAVDNVIVRNLSFESPLDCFPQWDPTDTAVGNWNSEYDSAVIYGSTHVWLDHNTFTDGAHPDSSLPTYYGRIFEQHDGELDIVKGADYVTASWNVFSDHDKTILIGNSDSASTAAVDRGHLKVTLHHNLFSDLVERAPRVRFGQVDSYNNHFVADPGYGYSYGIGLESQLVAEHNAFTIPAGIDEATILKKWSEAPLTADDNYVNGELTDLIAVHNAGVPTEILQSGAGWTPTLRTKIDPAKAVPFIVDRGAGAGRLR